A window of Lytechinus pictus isolate F3 Inbred chromosome 7, Lp3.0, whole genome shotgun sequence contains these coding sequences:
- the LOC135154614 gene encoding novel acetylcholine receptor chaperone-like, translating into MGLIHYVAVLVGFLFIFAGLLKLTPIELGNGFSQSEMKAMFKRYLSVLPVHHIFGVTITTTIYRSAVGFAETVFGSMLAFGRTFWRVTGAFYLLILMIGAFLTHQKIGDPIAMASPPLFLGIVLLIILVNRRDLNTTYTRTVKTKSD; encoded by the coding sequence ATGGGACTCATTCACTACGTCGCTGTGCTGGTCGGGTTTTTATTCATCTTCGCAGGTCTTCTGAAGCTCACACCGATCGAGCTTGGCAATGGATTTAGCCAGTCAGAGATGAAAGCGATGTTCAAACGTTATCTCTCCGTCCTCCCTGTACACCACATCTTCGGAGTGACGATCACGACGACCATTTACAGGTCGGCTGTCGGATTTGCCGAGACTGTATTCGGGAGCATGCTTGCATTCGGACGCACGTTTTGGAGGGTGACTGGCGCCTTCTATCTTCTTATACTCATGATTGGAGCATTCCTGACACATCAGAAGATTGGTGATCCCATCGCAATGGCTTCTCCTCCGTTGTTCCTTGGTATTGTACTCTTGATTATTCTTGTAAATCGACGTGATCTAAATACCACCTATACAAGGACTGTCAAGACGAAAAGTGACTGA